The Collimonas sp. PA-H2 genome contains a region encoding:
- the modA gene encoding molybdate ABC transporter substrate-binding protein, whose protein sequence is MPRFSLFTYGVLPLALLAAASNPALAQDPLKVFAAGSLTGPLTVLAKQFEADTGAPVELVFGPSGLLLERIEQGEPVDVFASANMAHPRQLAREGKATPPLVFARNRVCVLARPELQLNTENLLAKLLDPAVNIGTSTPKADPGGDYAWILFAKAGKVQPGASELLEGKAQQLVGGKNSPPAPAGQDAAKYFLERKQVDAFIGYCSSRQTTHDARFTKVELPAELAVSADFGLTVLNPRSGSHDTAYRFALFLLTPEARQTLVDYGFSK, encoded by the coding sequence ATGCCCAGATTTTCACTTTTCACGTACGGGGTGCTGCCCCTGGCGCTGCTGGCTGCGGCAAGCAATCCCGCTCTCGCCCAGGATCCGCTCAAGGTCTTTGCCGCCGGTAGCCTGACCGGCCCGCTGACAGTGCTCGCCAAGCAATTCGAGGCCGACACCGGCGCACCGGTCGAGCTGGTGTTCGGCCCCTCCGGGTTGTTATTGGAGCGCATAGAGCAGGGAGAACCTGTGGATGTGTTTGCCTCGGCCAATATGGCGCATCCCCGGCAACTCGCGCGCGAAGGCAAGGCCACCCCGCCGCTGGTGTTTGCCCGCAACCGCGTATGCGTGCTGGCGCGCCCGGAGCTGCAGCTGAACACGGAAAATCTGCTGGCCAAGCTGCTCGATCCCGCCGTCAACATCGGCACATCCACTCCCAAGGCCGACCCCGGCGGCGACTATGCCTGGATACTGTTTGCCAAAGCCGGCAAGGTCCAGCCAGGCGCCAGCGAACTGCTGGAAGGCAAAGCGCAGCAGCTGGTCGGCGGCAAGAACAGCCCGCCGGCGCCGGCCGGCCAGGACGCAGCGAAATATTTCCTGGAACGAAAACAGGTCGATGCCTTCATCGGCTACTGCAGCTCGCGGCAAACCACCCATGACGCCCGCTTCACCAAGGTTGAGCTGCCGGCCGAGCTCGCCGTTTCTGCCGATTTCGGCCTGACCGTATTGAATCCACGCAGCGGCTCGCACGATACAGCTTACCGCTTCGCCTTGTTCCTGCTCACGCCGGAAGCCCGGCAAACCCTTGTCGATTACGGCTTTTCCAAGTAA
- a CDS encoding RNA polymerase sigma factor — MKPDVAALAEDPDLALLQRVRQHDDRQAFGLLVRRHQGVVRALLRRLARGDAAWADELAQEAFLRAYQNLGGFRGEARFRTWLIRIATNVFLEQRRRGDAQLQAQTQALNDETEQHQIAAGGMAQADHALSLSDTVALSLDVQRALDVLSEAERQAIVLSYWGDLSHAEAALALGCPLGTLKTHLLRGRAKLETALAAWGPCQPLEQCK; from the coding sequence GTGAAACCCGACGTCGCCGCGCTGGCGGAAGATCCCGATCTCGCTCTGTTGCAGCGGGTGCGGCAGCATGACGATCGCCAAGCCTTCGGACTGCTGGTAAGGCGCCATCAAGGGGTTGTGCGGGCGCTGCTGCGGCGTCTGGCCAGAGGCGATGCGGCGTGGGCGGACGAGCTGGCGCAGGAGGCGTTTTTGCGTGCTTACCAGAACCTCGGCGGCTTTCGCGGCGAGGCCCGCTTCCGCACCTGGCTGATCCGTATCGCCACCAATGTGTTCCTGGAACAGCGCCGCCGCGGCGACGCCCAGCTGCAGGCGCAGACCCAGGCTTTGAACGATGAGACGGAACAGCATCAGATTGCAGCCGGGGGCATGGCTCAGGCGGACCATGCCCTGTCTTTGAGCGACACGGTAGCGCTCTCGCTGGACGTGCAGCGGGCGCTGGATGTGCTTAGCGAAGCCGAGCGGCAAGCTATCGTGCTGAGCTACTGGGGCGACCTCTCCCACGCGGAAGCCGCGCTTGCCTTGGGATGCCCGCTGGGCACCCTAAAAACCCATTTATTGCGTGGCCGCGCCAAGCTCGAAACGGCGCTTGCCGCCTGGGGCCCTTGCCAACCTTTGGAGCAGTGCAAATGA
- a CDS encoding NCS2 family permease yields the protein MGLGEPIAVAEGKIDQYFQITARGSTQRREVVAGITTFLAMVYSVFVVPGMLGKAGFDVSAVFVAVCLTTAFGSLLMGLWARLPIAVGCAISLTAFTAFGLVLGKGLSPSVALGAVFLMGLVFTAISVTGIRSWILQNLPSGVAHGTGVGIGLFLLLIASNDVGLVVKNAGPGLPVALGHITAFPVVMSIVGLAAIFGLERRRVPGGILLVVVSLSVIGLIFDPAVKFTGIFSMPALSSPGHASLIGSMDIKGALSMAVLPSVLALVMTAVFDATGTIRAVAGQAGQVNEKGYIHNGGKALTADSLSSIFAGLVGGAPAAAYIESTVGTAAGARTGLTAVVVGLLFLAVIFFSPLAGLVPSYATAPALMYVGLLMLGSVSRMHMDDMVDAMSGLLCAVFIVLTCNIVTGIMLGFCTLVIGRVVSGEFRKLNVGTVAIAIALAVFYAGGWAI from the coding sequence GTGGGCCTGGGTGAACCTATCGCCGTGGCCGAAGGTAAAATCGACCAGTACTTTCAGATTACCGCACGCGGCAGCACCCAACGGCGTGAAGTCGTCGCCGGCATCACCACTTTCCTGGCCATGGTGTATTCCGTGTTCGTCGTGCCGGGCATGCTGGGCAAGGCCGGATTCGACGTCAGCGCGGTATTCGTCGCAGTCTGCCTGACCACTGCATTCGGTTCGCTGCTGATGGGCCTGTGGGCGCGCCTGCCGATCGCCGTCGGCTGCGCCATTTCACTGACCGCCTTCACTGCTTTCGGATTGGTGCTCGGCAAAGGACTGTCGCCTTCGGTCGCCCTCGGCGCCGTGTTCCTGATGGGCCTGGTGTTCACTGCAATTTCCGTGACCGGCATCCGTTCCTGGATCCTGCAAAACCTGCCGTCCGGCGTAGCGCACGGCACCGGCGTCGGCATCGGCCTGTTCCTGCTGCTGATCGCCTCCAACGACGTCGGCCTGGTGGTCAAGAATGCCGGTCCTGGCCTGCCAGTGGCGCTCGGCCACATCACTGCCTTCCCGGTCGTCATGAGCATCGTCGGCTTGGCCGCCATCTTCGGCCTTGAGCGCCGCCGCGTACCGGGTGGGATTCTGCTGGTGGTGGTCTCGCTGTCAGTGATCGGCCTGATCTTCGATCCGGCAGTCAAGTTCACCGGCATCTTCTCCATGCCTGCACTCAGCTCGCCAGGGCATGCCAGCCTGATCGGTTCGATGGATATCAAGGGCGCGCTCAGCATGGCCGTGCTACCTAGCGTGCTGGCGCTGGTGATGACTGCTGTATTCGACGCTACCGGCACCATCCGCGCCGTCGCCGGCCAGGCCGGGCAAGTCAATGAAAAGGGTTACATCCACAATGGCGGCAAAGCACTGACAGCAGATTCGCTGAGCTCGATTTTCGCCGGCCTGGTAGGCGGCGCTCCTGCTGCCGCGTATATCGAATCGACTGTCGGCACCGCAGCCGGCGCCCGCACCGGCCTGACCGCCGTCGTGGTCGGCTTGCTGTTCCTGGCCGTGATTTTCTTTTCGCCGCTGGCAGGCCTGGTGCCTTCCTATGCGACAGCACCGGCATTGATGTACGTCGGCCTGCTGATGCTCGGCAGCGTCAGCCGCATGCATATGGATGACATGGTCGACGCCATGTCCGGCCTGCTGTGCGCAGTATTCATCGTCCTCACCTGCAACATCGTCACCGGCATCATGCTCGGCTTCTGCACCCTGGTGATCGGCCGCGTGGTGTCTGGCGAATTCCGCAAGCTGAACGTCGGCACCGTCGCCATCGCGATTGCCCTGGCAGTCTTCTATGCGGGTGGCTGGGCGATTTAA
- a CDS encoding energy transducer TonB, with translation MSLIEKLLAKAAPSNAAPAAQAVKILVRVYLDSAGHVTDVAIRKSCGDPELDARAQREIAVMRFPGKSRGAKTSHNWHDLTYTIHQ, from the coding sequence ATGAGTCTCATCGAAAAACTGCTCGCCAAAGCTGCCCCATCCAACGCCGCGCCCGCCGCGCAGGCGGTCAAGATCTTGGTGCGCGTGTATCTCGACAGCGCAGGCCACGTGACCGATGTGGCGATCAGGAAAAGCTGCGGCGATCCGGAACTGGATGCACGGGCGCAGCGCGAAATCGCGGTAATGCGCTTCCCCGGCAAGAGCCGCGGCGCCAAGACCTCGCACAACTGGCACGACCTGACCTACACCATCCACCAGTAA
- a CDS encoding DUF6249 domain-containing protein, producing the protein MNSETISNLGPLIIPVLGLCIPIVAIIMGVLAKMRRAELMHETVRQLVAQGREIPPQLLDGSLLADRPAGGNSGWQNKSVQLIFGATNAAAGLGLMVMFYAMRPDEWLWAIGCIPLFVGIALLVVWKMESKSAPR; encoded by the coding sequence ATGAACTCGGAAACCATCTCAAACCTCGGCCCCCTCATCATTCCCGTGCTGGGACTGTGCATTCCCATCGTCGCTATCATCATGGGCGTGCTGGCCAAGATGCGCCGCGCCGAACTGATGCACGAAACGGTGCGTCAGCTGGTTGCGCAAGGCCGCGAGATTCCGCCGCAGCTGCTCGACGGCAGCTTGCTGGCGGATCGTCCTGCCGGCGGCAATTCCGGCTGGCAGAACAAAAGCGTCCAGCTGATCTTCGGCGCGACCAACGCGGCGGCGGGCTTAGGGTTGATGGTGATGTTTTACGCCATGCGGCCAGACGAATGGCTGTGGGCGATCGGCTGCATTCCCTTGTTTGTCGGCATCGCGCTGCTGGTGGTGTGGAAGATGGAATCCAAGTCCGCACCGCGTTAA
- a CDS encoding DUF3574 domain-containing protein yields the protein MRLSLLCPLFCALLLSACATVPEGAGGALCTQAGGSSQLQAELLFGRDINGRGPVSDAERAGFMAEVVTPRFPDGLTTWDSRGQWRDAASGKTIQEDSFVIRIVAAATPETLTRLAQIRSAYTSQFHQDSVGLLFTPICASF from the coding sequence ATGCGTCTCAGCTTGCTTTGTCCTTTGTTTTGCGCGCTGCTGCTGTCAGCCTGCGCGACCGTGCCGGAGGGCGCCGGCGGCGCTTTGTGCACGCAGGCGGGCGGCAGCAGCCAGTTGCAGGCCGAACTATTGTTTGGCCGCGACATCAATGGCCGCGGACCGGTAAGCGATGCCGAGCGCGCCGGCTTCATGGCTGAGGTGGTGACGCCGCGTTTCCCGGATGGCCTGACTACCTGGGACAGCCGCGGCCAATGGCGCGATGCGGCCAGCGGCAAGACCATCCAGGAAGACAGTTTCGTGATCCGCATCGTCGCCGCCGCAACGCCGGAGACGCTGACGCGGCTGGCGCAGATACGCAGCGCCTATACCAGCCAGTTCCATCAAGATTCGGTGGGTTTACTGTTTACCCCCATTTGCGCCTCGTTCTGA
- a CDS encoding YaiO family outer membrane beta-barrel protein produces the protein MKTALATLGLSFGCVAFPACASADDSTDIQVPLLQHARLMPLMSTLPAPAAAPIAAAQPRAPAAPAASIAPAILPAPANAVPAALDPAPMPLALAVPVDAAPVAVAPPESTAAAAPELSPELAALELTGGDGHMTNGYGHARLMSLRGMAVTSLGVVQGELTQQSRFGYTGNYGGVSLTHDFSPDYYSTVSVGTGNSPLFSSWRTDATAYRKFGSERQYVAGIGAYYAKGNESARSDKGLLLTGIAYLTGVVIEGGVRLNWADPGSILGPSEYIAATFGNDDRRAVIVRYEHAKETYKVLPGGPELVNFKSNTVNLQWRERINHISMLLAGLEYYQSPLYDRLSLNLGWRWSFR, from the coding sequence TTGAAAACAGCACTGGCAACTTTGGGCCTGTCCTTCGGCTGTGTCGCATTTCCTGCTTGTGCATCAGCTGACGACAGCACCGACATACAGGTTCCCTTATTGCAGCATGCGCGCTTGATGCCGCTGATGAGCACGCTGCCCGCACCGGCCGCCGCACCTATCGCCGCGGCACAGCCACGCGCACCGGCTGCACCGGCCGCATCAATTGCGCCGGCAATACTGCCTGCCCCGGCCAATGCAGTGCCCGCCGCGCTCGATCCGGCACCTATGCCGCTGGCGCTGGCGGTTCCGGTAGATGCAGCCCCGGTTGCAGTAGCGCCGCCCGAAAGCACCGCCGCCGCGGCTCCCGAACTGAGCCCCGAGCTGGCGGCTCTCGAACTGACCGGCGGCGATGGCCACATGACCAATGGCTATGGCCACGCGCGCCTGATGTCGCTGCGCGGCATGGCGGTGACCTCCCTCGGCGTGGTGCAAGGCGAATTGACGCAACAGTCTCGTTTCGGCTATACCGGCAACTATGGCGGCGTCTCGCTGACCCATGATTTCTCGCCGGATTACTACAGCACCGTCAGCGTCGGCACCGGCAACAGTCCTCTGTTTTCCAGCTGGCGCACGGATGCCACCGCTTATCGCAAGTTCGGCAGCGAGCGCCAGTACGTCGCCGGCATCGGCGCCTACTACGCCAAGGGCAATGAAAGCGCGCGTTCCGATAAAGGCTTGCTGTTGACCGGCATCGCCTACCTGACTGGGGTGGTGATTGAAGGCGGAGTACGCCTGAACTGGGCCGATCCGGGTTCGATACTTGGCCCCAGCGAATATATCGCGGCGACCTTCGGCAATGACGACCGGCGCGCCGTCATCGTCCGCTACGAGCATGCCAAGGAAACCTACAAGGTATTGCCGGGCGGACCGGAACTGGTGAACTTCAAGAGCAATACCGTCAACCTCCAATGGCGCGAACGGATCAACCACATCAGCATGTTGCTGGCAGGGCTGGAGTACTACCAGAGCCCGCTCTACGACCGGCTCTCCCTCAATCTCGGCTGGCGCTGGAGTTTCAGATGA
- a CDS encoding polymer-forming cytoskeletal protein produces the protein MAAPTLLLISVLLIMALPFIPALREWLRPSDVAPLPVRRNEINKLRYFADSFRHTVASMLTIDLQKLQRIQTDRTVSINGKLHVVHQRLDDDIGNGYLPATLKVLQQKNGIVIFLHRARLRPGSHSQADLFAAADLLVGAGASLRACSAQGVITLGADTVVHRWIDAPCIRVGRNAAIDGRITALKEIHFSGGSRFVRAGAPAMHFGDASAAAAAAPLTPSPRMRYLLDDGAQQSTALSQYGDYVVRGAYRILPDTTVFGNIKTYGELHLGERSCIAGSLVCNKDIVLASGCSVLGPVISQNDIVIGPGCRIGTPEAATTMICRKLSIAAGCTVHGVITTHDGATVALEEKSHAS, from the coding sequence ATGGCTGCGCCGACGCTGCTGCTGATCAGCGTGCTGCTGATCATGGCGCTGCCCTTTATCCCGGCGCTGCGCGAGTGGCTGCGCCCAAGCGACGTGGCGCCGCTGCCGGTCAGGCGCAACGAGATCAACAAGCTGCGCTATTTCGCCGACAGTTTCCGGCACACCGTCGCCAGCATGCTGACCATCGATTTGCAGAAACTGCAACGCATCCAGACCGACCGCACCGTCAGCATCAACGGCAAGCTGCACGTCGTCCATCAGCGTCTGGACGATGATATCGGCAACGGCTACCTGCCGGCGACCCTGAAAGTGCTGCAGCAAAAGAACGGCATCGTCATCTTTCTCCACCGCGCCCGGCTGCGGCCAGGCAGCCACAGCCAGGCCGATCTGTTTGCCGCCGCCGATCTGCTGGTAGGCGCCGGCGCCAGCCTGCGCGCCTGCTCGGCGCAGGGTGTCATTACGCTGGGCGCCGACACGGTCGTGCATCGCTGGATCGACGCGCCCTGCATCCGGGTCGGCCGCAACGCCGCGATCGACGGCCGCATTACCGCGCTCAAGGAAATCCATTTTTCCGGCGGCAGCCGCTTTGTGCGCGCCGGTGCGCCAGCCATGCACTTCGGCGATGCCAGCGCTGCCGCCGCTGCGGCGCCGCTGACGCCATCGCCGCGCATGCGCTATCTGCTGGATGACGGCGCACAGCAATCGACCGCCCTCAGCCAATACGGCGACTATGTGGTGCGCGGCGCCTACCGCATACTTCCGGACACCACCGTGTTCGGCAATATCAAGACCTATGGCGAGCTGCATCTGGGAGAGCGCAGCTGCATTGCCGGCAGCCTGGTCTGCAACAAAGACATCGTGCTGGCCAGCGGTTGCTCCGTGCTGGGCCCTGTGATCAGCCAGAACGATATCGTGATCGGCCCCGGTTGCCGCATCGGCACGCCCGAGGCGGCAACCACCATGATCTGCCGCAAGCTAAGCATCGCTGCCGGCTGCACGGTGCATGGCGTCATTACCACGCATGACGGCGCCACGGTCGCGCTGGAGGAGAAATCGCATGCCAGCTGA
- a CDS encoding hemerythrin domain-containing protein → MHDAAKKTHSQQPATPARGPAPIAERAALEPAKSASHQIEYDEKLIPQLKGDHAALLLMYSTVANRMSADKWDAVPAALREMRMAMYGHLLTEGVKLYSYMRRSLAEDPALHDVYRSYKREMDGIGRVAFDFFDKYQGKEWIVSRDARSTFKDEFENLGKVLVDRITREENILYPLYIPS, encoded by the coding sequence ATGCACGACGCAGCAAAAAAAACGCATAGCCAGCAGCCAGCAACGCCAGCCAGAGGACCCGCACCGATAGCCGAGCGGGCTGCACTGGAGCCGGCGAAAAGCGCCAGCCATCAGATCGAGTACGACGAAAAGCTGATTCCGCAACTGAAGGGCGACCATGCGGCGTTGCTGTTGATGTATTCGACGGTGGCGAACAGGATGAGCGCCGACAAATGGGATGCCGTGCCTGCCGCATTGCGCGAGATGCGGATGGCGATGTACGGCCATTTGCTGACTGAAGGCGTCAAGCTGTATTCCTACATGCGGCGCAGCCTGGCTGAAGATCCTGCCCTGCACGATGTCTATCGTTCCTATAAGCGGGAAATGGATGGCATCGGCCGCGTGGCGTTTGATTTTTTCGACAAATACCAGGGCAAGGAATGGATAGTCTCGCGCGATGCGCGCAGCACATTCAAGGATGAGTTTGAAAATCTCGGCAAGGTGCTGGTAGACCGCATCACGCGCGAAGAAAATATTCTCTACCCTCTGTACATCCCGTCATAA
- a CDS encoding YncE family protein, giving the protein MKNFTFSSSAMAAACALAFLQIALAATAHAATQENYKIVSRFPVTGVEGWDYIAVDSKRDHLFVSRSDHVQVIDTRSGEMVANIADTAGVHGVAIAQDLKLGFTTNGRADTLTVFELDSLKTIDTIKAIGAGPDSILYYQPLQRIYSFNGKSQSVTIVDAVTRKVIDTLPVSGQPEFAVSDSLGHVFFNVEDKNEIAVIDAQSSKIVKRWTMAACDGPSGLAIDDLHHRLFSVCGNKKMMVVDAISGKTITTVDIGDRPDAAAFDPATGLVFVSNGGGTLTVVHEDTADKYTVRANLATQKGARTLALNPESHLVYLVSGAFGAAPAPTPANPRPRAPLLPDTFNVLVAAPN; this is encoded by the coding sequence ATGAAAAATTTCACCTTCAGCAGTTCGGCCATGGCTGCGGCCTGTGCCCTCGCGTTTTTGCAGATTGCCCTTGCCGCGACCGCCCACGCTGCCACGCAGGAGAACTACAAGATCGTCTCGCGTTTTCCCGTAACTGGCGTGGAGGGATGGGATTACATCGCCGTCGACAGCAAACGGGACCATCTGTTCGTCAGCCGCTCCGACCATGTCCAGGTCATCGATACCCGCTCGGGAGAAATGGTTGCCAACATAGCCGATACCGCCGGCGTTCACGGCGTGGCGATCGCGCAGGATCTGAAGCTCGGTTTCACCACCAATGGCCGCGCGGACACGCTGACGGTTTTTGAGCTCGATAGCCTCAAGACCATCGATACCATCAAGGCCATCGGCGCCGGCCCAGACTCGATACTTTATTACCAGCCGTTGCAGCGGATCTACAGCTTCAACGGCAAAAGTCAAAGCGTGACGATCGTCGATGCCGTCACGCGCAAGGTGATCGACACGCTACCGGTCTCCGGCCAGCCGGAGTTCGCCGTCAGCGACAGCCTGGGCCATGTCTTTTTCAATGTGGAAGACAAGAACGAAATTGCGGTGATCGATGCGCAGTCTTCAAAAATCGTCAAGCGCTGGACCATGGCTGCCTGCGACGGACCGAGCGGCCTGGCGATCGATGACCTGCATCACAGGTTGTTTTCGGTATGCGGCAACAAGAAAATGATGGTGGTCGATGCCATATCGGGAAAAACCATCACGACGGTAGACATCGGCGACAGGCCGGACGCGGCCGCGTTTGATCCGGCTACGGGGCTGGTCTTCGTTTCCAATGGTGGCGGAACCTTGACGGTGGTGCATGAAGATACGGCTGACAAATACACGGTAAGAGCCAACCTCGCCACGCAAAAGGGCGCGCGGACATTGGCGCTCAATCCGGAAAGTCATCTGGTCTACCTGGTAAGCGGGGCATTCGGCGCGGCGCCGGCGCCAACCCCAGCCAATCCGCGCCCGCGTGCTCCGCTGTTGCCGGATACCTTCAATGTATTGGTTGCCGCGCCAAATTAA
- a CDS encoding DUF3050 domain-containing protein — protein sequence MTTTIESLQLTLKEKHNLLTNHAVFSAICNQNDLRLFMEWHVFAVWDFMSLVKRLQMDLTTTSIPWYPPANPHAARLINEIVLGEESDITPKGAMTHFDLYLSAMKEIGASTRQINQFLNMIRKGDTVATALKRVEALAPIQRFVTATINTCQEGQTHQVVGSFFYGRENVIPEMFQALLKSWSIAPVTVPELNFYLERHIEVDSGDHGPAAQRMIEEITGNDPLQMREVLEAGIKAIDERHRLWDSLLAALQHSPS from the coding sequence ATGACAACGACTATTGAATCGCTACAGCTTACCCTCAAGGAAAAGCACAATCTGTTGACAAATCATGCTGTTTTTTCGGCCATCTGCAACCAGAACGATTTGCGTCTGTTCATGGAGTGGCATGTTTTTGCAGTATGGGATTTCATGTCGCTGGTGAAGCGCTTGCAGATGGACCTGACCACCACCTCGATTCCGTGGTACCCACCGGCCAATCCGCATGCCGCGCGCCTGATCAACGAGATTGTGCTGGGCGAGGAGTCGGATATCACGCCCAAGGGAGCGATGACGCATTTCGATCTGTACCTGTCGGCGATGAAAGAGATCGGCGCCTCCACGCGGCAGATCAATCAGTTTTTAAACATGATCAGGAAAGGCGATACGGTCGCTACCGCGCTCAAGCGGGTGGAGGCGCTGGCGCCGATCCAGCGCTTTGTCACGGCCACCATCAACACCTGCCAGGAAGGGCAGACGCACCAGGTCGTCGGCAGCTTTTTCTACGGCCGGGAAAATGTCATCCCGGAGATGTTCCAGGCCTTGCTGAAGAGCTGGAGCATCGCGCCGGTGACCGTACCCGAACTCAACTTCTACCTGGAGCGCCACATCGAGGTCGATTCCGGCGACCATGGACCGGCGGCGCAACGCATGATTGAAGAGATCACCGGCAACGATCCGCTGCAGATGCGCGAGGTGCTGGAAGCCGGGATCAAGGCGATCGACGAGCGTCATCGCTTATGGGATAGCTTGCTGGCGGCCCTGCAGCATTCGCCATCCTGA
- a CDS encoding TetR/AcrR family transcriptional regulator produces MRTKVAADKDAKPAAAVKRPGRPMGSARGPEQRSLLLDTALALFARQGIADTTLASIAREAKVTPAMVNYYFTSREQLIDGLIEDRFMPVKAALGGVFQRHPDDPVAAITELTQRFVDVATANPWFAPLWLRGIITHDSLLKQRMHARAGDEDQKAALLCIKKWQRDGLLNADLEPPLVFMSLMGLTILPLAAIMTRQIGPENKPIDAKAIARHAIALLVQGVGA; encoded by the coding sequence GTGCGTACGAAGGTTGCTGCGGACAAGGACGCGAAGCCGGCTGCCGCGGTCAAGCGTCCGGGGCGGCCGATGGGCAGTGCGCGCGGGCCGGAACAGCGCAGCCTCTTGCTTGACACGGCGCTGGCCTTGTTCGCACGGCAAGGCATCGCCGACACCACGCTGGCTTCCATCGCGCGCGAAGCCAAGGTGACGCCGGCGATGGTGAATTACTACTTCACCAGCCGCGAGCAGTTGATCGACGGCTTGATCGAGGACCGTTTCATGCCGGTGAAAGCTGCGTTGGGAGGCGTGTTCCAGAGGCATCCGGACGATCCGGTGGCCGCCATCACGGAGCTGACACAGCGGTTCGTGGATGTCGCAACGGCCAATCCATGGTTTGCGCCGCTATGGCTGCGCGGGATCATCACGCATGACAGCCTGCTCAAGCAGCGCATGCATGCGCGTGCCGGCGATGAAGACCAGAAGGCGGCGCTGCTATGCATCAAGAAATGGCAGCGCGACGGGCTGCTCAACGCCGACCTGGAACCGCCGCTGGTATTCATGTCGCTGATGGGGCTGACGATCCTGCCGCTGGCGGCGATCATGACGCGGCAAATCGGTCCGGAGAACAAGCCGATTGATGCCAAGGCAATCGCACGGCATGCGATTGCTCTGCTGGTGCAGGGGGTTGGAGCTTAG